TGGCGCTAAGCTAGGCACTTTGATTTTCGGAGGCGGACAGGAAAGTGGCAAGAGAGCAGGAACAGAGAATGTAGCTGGCATAGTTGGCTTCGGTAAGGCTGCTGAGCTTGCGTTGAATAGTCTTGATGAGCATATCAAGCATAGCACAGAGATAAGAAATTATCTTGCAGAGAAGCTAACAGCTGAGATTCCAGATGTTATCATCAATGGTTCAATGGATAACAGACATCCAGGAAACCTAAATGTGACATTTAAGTACATCGAGGGAGAATCAATCCTAATCCAGCTTGATGCTTGTGGAATTTGCATTTCAACTGGATCTGCATGTTCATCAAAATCACTAAAGCCTTCACATGTTCTTTCAGCTTTGGGCGTACCAGTAGAGCTGATACACGGAACAGTAAGGTTTTCAGTAGGAGATTTCACCACTAAGGAAGATATAGATTACACTGTAGAATGCACTAAGAAAGTAGTTGCATGGCTAAGAGATTTATCACCTCTAAGCCCTAAGAAAGGAGAATAGTTATGGCACTATATAACGATACAGTTATGAATAACTTTATGAATCCACAGAATGTTGGAGAAATAGAAAATCCATCAGGAACAGGTATTTACGGAAGCCCTGTATGTGGAGATATGATGCAGATGCAGATTAAGGTTGATGAGAACGATGTAATTACAGATTGCAAGTTCAAGACCTTTGGATGCGGAAGCGCTATCGCTTCATCAAGCATGGCTACACAGATGATTATTGGTAAGACAGTAGAAGAAGCTCTTAAGATTACAAACAAGGATGTAGTTGATGAGCTAGGCGGTCTTCCAGCAGTTAAGGTTCACTGTTCTGTTCTTGCTGACCATGCTATTAAGTCAGCTATCTATGATTATGCACAGAAGAATAATAAGACATACGCTGGACTAGAGGGATTTGATCCTAATGCTGATGAAGATGAGCACGATCACGAGATCGAAGAAGAATAAAATTTTAGTATAATTTAGCGGCAGTGCAGGTGCACTGCCGTGATTTTGTATGGGTAGGAAAATGGAAATTCAAGTTGATATTCTAAATGAATATAAAAGATGGATTGACTGCGCAAGCGATGAAGAGATAAAGCAAGAACTCGCTTTGATGAAGGATAATTTCGAAGAAATTAATGAAAGCTTTTACAAGGAACTTGATTTTGGAACATCTGGAATGCGTGGCATTTTAGGTGCTGGAACAAATCGTTTAAACACCTATGTTTTGCGTAGAAGCAATCTTGCTTTAGCTAGCCATATCAATAAAAATTGTGCTAGTAAGTCAGTTGTCATTTCCTATGATAGCCGAAAAAATTCATCTAGATTTGCACGTGAGACAGCTGATTTGATGTCAGCAATGGGAATAAAGGCATACTTATTTAGTGAATTAACGCCCGTTCCTGTACTTGTATATGCGATTACTAAGCTTTCATGTGACTATGGAATTATGATTACGGCGAGTCATAATCCAGCAGTTTACAATGGTTATAAGGTTTACGGAAAGCATGGATATCAGATAATTGGAAGCGAGCTTGACTCTATTCTAAAGGAGCAGGAGCGCTTTGATTACTTTGATGAAGTAGATGTAGATGATTCAAACATAACCATGCTTGATGATGAGATTAAAAACGATTTTTTATCAAAGGTTAATTCACTTGAACCTAAAGGAATAAGCAAGGATGCTAAATCGAATCTTCATATAGTCTATACTCCGTTAAATGGAGCAGGACTTAAATATGTAAGCAAGGTACTTTCTGATAGTGGTTTTGATAATATAAGCATTGTTAAATCGCAGGAAAAACCGGATTCTAACTTTCCTACTTGCAAATCTCCAAATCCTGAGAAGATGAGCGCATATACAGAGGCTTTTGAGACTTTAGATGAGTGCAAGGCGGACATAATTATTGCAACAGATCCTGATTGCGATAGAATTGGATGCGCGCTTGTAAGCGATGGAATGAAGGTTAATCTAACTGGTAATCAAATAGGAATTTTACTCTTTGATTTCCTCTGCAGATTCAAGGAAAAACATGCAGATTCAATTTGTATAAGAAGCATAGTATCTTCACCTTTAATAGATAAAATTGCTGACGAAAATGGTATAGAGGTTGTGCATACTCTAACTGGATTCAAATATATCGGTGAGATTATTGCAGGACTAAGAGAAGATGGTGTAGAGAGCAAGTATTTCTTCGGTTACGAGGAGAGTAACGGATTTCTTGTATCGCCATTTATATGTGATAAGGATGGAGTAAGTACAGCTTTACTTATCGCTTGCATGGCTGCTCAGTACAAGGCTGAGGGCATTGATCTATTTGAAAGGCTAAATCAGATAAATACTGTCTATGGAAGGCTAATAGAGCGTATAGAAAACTTTGTTTTTGAGGGCATAGAAGGTGAAAAGCAGATTGCAAGAATAATGGACTATTTTAGAACAAATGAGCTTTCTGAGATAGCTAGTTTTGAGGAGCGTATAGATTTCTTGAAGGATGAGACTGGAATGCCTAAGGCTGATGTTTTGCTTATGAGAACTGAATCTAAGAGCACTTTCATTGTTAGACCTTCTGGCACAGAACCTAAGATTAAGCTGTATATGTATCTAGAGCCTAAGGATCTAAAAATAGCTAAGAAATTTGAAAGGCTCATAAATAGTTTTACAGTGTACTAAGATGTAAAAAAGTGATATACTTTAAGGATAGATTTGATAGGAGGAATGAACCTTGCAGAAAAAAGGACTCAACGAGATAAGAAAATCTTTTAGGGATTTTTATGTTAGTAAGGGACACTATGCAGCAAAGAGCGCTTCATTAGTTCCCCAAAACGATAAATCATTGCTTATTATAAACTCAGGTATGGCACCTCTGAAGAGATACTTTGCAGGACTTGATACACCACCGGCTAAGAGAATGACTACATGTCAGAAGTGTATTAGAACAGGTGATATTGAAAATGTTGGTATCACATCAAGACATGGTACATTTTTTGAGATGCTAGGTAACTTCTCCTTTGGTGACTATTTCAAGGAGCAGTCTCTAACATGGGGATGGGAATTCATAACAAAAGTTCTGGAACTCCCAACTGATAAAATCTGGGCAACTGTATATGAAGATGATACAGAAGCTGAGAAAATCTGGGAAAAGCTTGGAATGCCTGCTGAGAGAATAGTAAGACTAGGCAAGGAAGATAACTTCTGGGAAATCGGTCTTGGTCCATGCGGTCCATGTTCAGAAATCTATTTTGATAGAGGTGAAGAATATGGATGCGATAGAGAAGATTGTAAGCCGGGTTGTGAATGCGATAGATATGTTGAGTTTTGGAACCATGTGTTCACACAGTTCTCTAAGGAAGAGGATGGTAGCTACAGCAATCTTGAGCATCCAAACATCGATACAGGAATGGGTCTTGAGAGAATTGCATGTATTATGCAGGGTGTTACATCCATATTTGATATAGATACTATTCAGTATATCCTTCAGGGAGTTCTTGAGCTTTCAGGAATCAAATACGAGGAAGCTGGTACTGAGAAAACAGACATATCAGTTAGAATTATTACTGATCACCTCCGCTCGATGGTATTTATGATTGCTGATGGTATCATTCCATCCAATGAAGGACGCGGTTACGTTCTAAGAAGAATCATAAGAAGAGCTGCAAGACACGGTAATCTAATCGGTATTAACGGTAGATTCCTTTCGGATATGGCTGACAGAGTTATCGCTGTATCGGGTGAAGCTTATCCTGAACTAGTTGAGAAGCAGCAGTTCATTAAGAAGATTATAGCTGTTGAAGAAGAGAAGTTCGCTTCTACAATTCAGCAGGGTATAGATATTATTCAAGGCTATGTCGATGAGATGAAGCAGGAGGGTAAGACTGTACTTGACGGAGAGAAGATGTTTAAGCTCTATGACACGTACGGATTTCCACCAGAACTTACAGAAGAAATACTCTTAGAGAATGATTTCACAGCTGACAAAGATGGCTTCAAGGCTAATATGGAAAAGCAGAAGGAACAGGCAAGAGCTGGCCGTAAGTCTGAAGATGAAGAAGGCTGGAAGGAAGCTGTTACAGCAGTAGATGTTCCTGAGACAAAGTTTGTTGGATATCATACTTTGACTAGTGAATCTAAGGTTTTAGCTATACTTAAGTCAGGTGATATGGCTGATTTTGCTGATCAGGGTGAAACCGTTAGAATTTACCTCGACCAGACACCATTCTACGCTGAAGGCGGTGGACAGATTTACGATACTGGTGTGATTGAAGCAGATGGTTTTAAGGCTAGTGTTAAATCTGTTAGTAAGCAGAACGGAGCATTTTGCCATGAGGTGGAGATTCTTAATGGTAAGATCTCAGTAGGCGATAACGTATCATGCTTTGTTGATAGAGTGAGAAGGAACATGGTTGCAAGAAACCATACGGCAACTCACTTGCTACATAAGGCACTTCGTATGGTTGTCGGAGAGCACATTCAGCAGGCAGGTTCATTTGTAAATGAGAACAGTCTAAGATTTGACTTCACCCACTTTGAGGGCCTAACAAAGGAACAGCTCAAGGAAGTCGAGGCAATAGTAAACGAAGAAATCAATAGATTTGAAGATGTTGAAACACTAGAGACTGATATAGAGACAGCTAAGAGCAAGGGCGCTATGGCACTCTTTGGTGAAAAGTATGGTGATACAGTTCGCATGGTAAGCTGTGGTAATTTCAGCGTTGAGCTTTGTGGAGGCACACACGTACATAACACTGGAGAAATCGGATGCCTTAAGCTTCTATCTGAGTCAGGTGTTGCATCAGGCGTTAGAAGAATAGAGGCTGTAAGTGCCTATGCAGTGTATGATATTGCAAATAAGCAGGCTGAGGTTATAGAGGACTGCTCGGCTGAACTAAAGTGCAATAAGGATCAGCTAAAGAACAAGATAGTTTCATTATCTGAGGAGCTAAAGAATCTAAGGCATGAGCTTGCCGAGTTTAAAAAGGCACAGCTCGGAAATGCAGCAACATCACTTCTTGCAGAAGCAAAGGATGTAAATGGAATCAAAGTGATCACAAAAAAATTCGATTCTATGGATGCAGGAGAGCTTAGAACTCTAGCAGATGACATAAAGAAGGAATCAAATAATGTGGCTATGATATTTGCTGCAGTAGATGGCGAAAAGGCAGCGCTTTTAGTTTCACTTAGCGATGACCTTGTAGAGGCTGGATTCCATGCTGGTAAGATAGTTAAGGAAGTGGCAGCTGCTTGTGGCGGTGGTGGCGGCGGTAAAGCTAATATGGCTCAGGCTGGAGCAAAGGATATATCAAAGCTTGACGAAGCTTTCGTGCTTGCAGAAAATTTATTCAAGTAGTATAATAAATATAACGATATTGGAGTATAGGAGGGCACACGATGGAAAGAAAGACTATAATGTTTGATACAAATAAGGCACAGGAAAAAACTACCAAGGAAGTTTTGAAAGATGTCTATGAAGCATTAGAAGAAAGAGGATATAATGGAATCGACCAGATGGTTGGTTACATTCTTTCGGGTGATCCTTCATATATAACAAGCTACAACAATGCTCGTATGATGATAAGCCGTATCGATAGAGACGATTTGGTTGAAGAAATCCTAAAAGAGTATCTAAACAAATAATAATGTTTCGGCGGGTTTTGTCCCGCCGTATTTTTTTGACATAAGAGTTAGGAGAAAAGAATGAGAAGAAAAATTGCGCTCGATGTAGGTGATAAGACAATTGGAGTAGCTTTAAGCGACGAGCTAGGAATCACAGGCCAGGGACTTATGACAATAGAAAGAATAGGAATAAAGAAAGATACAGGAAAAGTTGTTGAACTAATAAAGGAATATGACTGTGACACTGTAGTAATTGGACTTCCTCTGAATTTAAATGGAACTGATAGCATCCAGACCGAGAAAGTTAGAGAGTTTCGAACAAAGTTAGAGAATAAGATGAGAAGCAGCGCTCTTGCAGATGTTGAAATCGTATGGCAGGATGAGAGATTTACAACAAAACTTGCAGAGAATGTTTTGATAGCAGGAAATGTAAGAAGAGAAGATAGAAAGAAATATGTGGATAAACAAGCTGCCGTTATCATCATGCAGAGCTATCTAGATAGTAAAGGAAGCATGCTCTAGCTTTGATAATCATATCAAAAACGAATACAATATAGTTTTATTGATATTAATGTTCGTGTATTTAGGGTTTTAAGGCCTAAAACTTCAAAAAAACTAAGAAAAAACTTCATATTATCTGAACGAATCTTGAAGCCTCTTTTTTAATGTGCTAAATTTTTATTATAAAGATGAATTTGATATTTTATGCATGAGGTGGTTTAAATGAAAAAAGTAGCAGTAATCATGGGCTCTGACAGCGATTTGCCAGTAGTCGAATCAGCAATTTCAACACTTAACGAGTTCAATGTACCTTTTGAGGTTCACGTTTGGTCAGCACACAGAACACCTGAGGTAGTTCACGATTTTACAAAGAATGCAATCGATAACAATTTTGGAGTAGTTATCGCTGCTGCAGGAAAGGCAGCTCATCTAGCAGGAGCTATTGCCGCAAATACTACGCTTCCTGTAATCGGAATTCCTGTAAAATCAGGTACTTTAGACGGAATAGATGCTCTATTTTCTACAGTACAGATGCCTAGTGGAATACCGGTTGCAACAGTTGCAATTGATGGTTCAAAGAACGCCGCTTTGCTAGCAATAGAAATCCTTGCCCTTAGCGATGATAATCTAAGCAAAATGCTCATCCAAAAGAGAGAAGAGGATAAGGAAAAGGTACTTAAGAAAAATGCTGCAATAGAAGCCAAATTCGGAGGAAGATAAATGAGTGGATTAAGGGAAGAATGCGGGGTTTTCGGTGTATATTCGCCAGAAAAAAGTGACCTTGCAAAGACCACATATTACGGACTTTTTGCCCTTCAACACAGAGGACAGGAAAACTGCGGAATTGTAGTTAATGACGACGGTGTTCTTAAGACATATAAGGATACCGGTCTTGTAAACGATGTCTTTACTCAAAGTATCCTAGAGGACCTAGGCGAAGGAAACATGGCAGTTGGACATGTACGCTATGGTACTACAGGAGGAAATGAGAGACTTAACTCTCAGCCTATAGTTATAAATCATCACAAGGGCTGTATGGCTCTTGCTCACAACGGAAACCTTGTAAATTCTTTTGAGCTACGTAAAGCTCTTGAGACACAGGGTTCTATTTTCCACACTACAACAGATACAGAAGTAATTGCATATCTAATAACCAAGGAGAGAATCGCTTGCGATTCCATAGAAACTGCGATAGATAGAACTATGGATAAGCTAGAGGGAGCCTACTCCTTAATTGTCATGTCTGCGGGCAAGCTAATTGCTGTTCGTGACCCATTTGGATTCAGACCTCTTTGTTACGGACAGAGAAGCGATGGTTCATATGTAGTTGCTTCAGAAACATGTGCGCTAAATACTGTAAACGCTGAGTATATCAGGGATATAGAGCCAGGTGAAATCCTAGTATTTGATAAGGATGGAATAAGATCCATCAAAGATCACTGCAACAAAGAACCCCATAAAATATGCATTTTTGAATACATATACTTTGCAAGACCAGATTCAGTAATCGAAGGTGTTAGCGTTCACGAAGCTCGTAAGCGTGCAGGAGCATGTCTTGCGATGGAACATCCAGTTCAGGCAGATGTTGTAATAGGTGTTCCCGATTCAGGATTAGATGCTGCTATTGGATATGCACAGCAGTCTGGAATTCCATATGGAATAGGATTTATCAAAAACAAATATATAGGAAGAACCTTTATTGCTCCTGGTCAAAAGAACCGAGAGGATAAGGTTAGAATAAAGCTAAATGTAGTAAAGGATACAGTTGATGGCAAGAGAGTTGTTCTAGTTGATGACTCTATTGTTAGAGGAACTACAATAGCTAGAATCATAGGACTTCTTCGTGAAGCAGGAGCAAAGGAAATTCATGTTAGATCCTCTGCACCTCCATTCACAGATCCATGCTACTACGGAACAGATGTAAGTTCAAAGGAAAACCTGATAGCATGTCAGCACAGTTTAGATGAGATTGCATCAGTAGTTGGTGCTGATAGCGTTGGATATCTTGATGTTAATCACCTTAATATGCTGATAGGAAGTCAGAAAAATACTGGTTATTGCTATAGCTGTTTCACGGGAGATTATCCAACAAAAACTCCAGATGGAGATGAAAAGTTTATATTTGAAAAGCATATAAGCGATAATGAAGAACATATTTAGGGTCAAACAATAGGAGTGTGTGATATGTCAAAGAGTTTCAGCAATAGCTATAAGGAAGCTGGCGTAGATATAACTGCAGGGTATCGTTCAGTTGAAATGATGAAGCAGCATATAGCTAAAACAATGGTATTCGGTAATACATCTGATGTTGGTGGATTTGGCGGACTTATGGAGCTAGATACAGAAGGAATGGAAAAGCCTGTTTTGGTTAGCGGAACCGATGGAGTTGGAACAAAGCTAAAGATGGCCTTTCTTCTAGATAAGCACGACACAGTTGGAATCGACTGCGTAGCTATGTGTGTAAACGATATTATATGCGTTGGTGCAAAGCCTCTTTGCTTTCTCGATTACATAGCTTGTGGAAAGAACAATCCTGAAAAGATAGCTATGATTGTTAAGGGTGTGGCTGATGGATGTGTTCAATCTGAGTCAGCTCTTGTTGGAGGAGAGACAGCTGAAATGCCAGGTTTTTATCCAGAAGATGAGTATGACCTTGCTGGATTTGCAGTAGGCATTGTAGATAAGAAAAATGTACTAGATAAGAACAATGTTAAAGAAGGGGATGTAATAATTGCACTTCCTTCATCCGGAGTTCATTCAAATGGTTTTTCTCTTGTGAGAAAGGTTTTTGATGTAGAAAGTGCAGATATATCAAAGCCTGCTTCCGAGCTTGGAGGAAAGTCAATAGGCGAGGTACTTTTGACACCAACAAAAATCTATGTTAAGCCAGTTCTCGCACTTCTCAAGGAAGTTAAGGTTAAGTCAATAGCACACATAACAGGTGGTGGGTTTTATGAAAATATTCCAAGAAGCCTTCCAGAGGGACTTGGTGCAGTAATAAAGAGAGAAGACATCAAAGTGCTTCCTATCTTTGATTTAATCGCAAAGGAAGGAAATATTCCTGAGCGCGATATGTTCAATACTTTCAATATGGGTGTTGGCATGACAATCATAGTATCAAAAGACGATATTGATAAAACCATCAAAGTCCTAAAAGAAAACGGTGAAGATGCCTATGTTCTTGGAACTATATCAAAATCGGATGAAGGTGTAGAGATATGCTAGCCGAAAAATGCAAGGTGGCAGTCTTTGTATCCGGAGGAGGAACCAATCTTCAGGCAATACTTGATAGTCGCGGTGAAATCATTAAGAACGCAGAGATATGTCTAGTTGCATCTAATAACAAGGATGCATATGCACTTGAGAGGGCAAAAAAGCATGATATAGAGACTTTTATCATAGAAGATGAGCAAAGACTTGTTGAAAAGCTAAAAAGCCTAGAAATTGATTTTATTGTTTTGGCAGGATATCTAAGGATTTTGAGTGAAGACTTTTGTAAGCTATATAGCAATAGAATGATAAATGTTCATCCTTCTTTGATTCCATCATTTTGTGGCAAGGGCTTCTATGGGCTTAAGGTTCACGAAAAAGCTCTTGAATACGGAGTTAAAGTCAGTGGGGCTACTGTTCATTTTGTTAATGAAATCCCAGATGGTGGAAAGATTATAGATCAAAAAGCTGTAAGAGTTCACGAAGGCGATACGGCTGAAGATTTACAAAAGAGAGTTATGGCAGAGGCGGAACATATAATACTACCTCAGGCAGTTGAGAATGTTGCGCTCATGATAAAAAATGGAGAAATATAAAATGAATAAAATCGGAGTAAAGCAAGCTATTAGCGGAAACTCCTACTGTGGAAGAGGCATAATAATCGGCACTACGGGCAATCAAAAATGCGCAAGTGCATACTTTATAATGGGACGTTCTGATAACAGTCGTAACAGAGTATTTGTCAAGGACGGAGAGAATTTAATGATCAAACCTTTTGATGAGAGCAAGGTTACTGATCCATCTTTGATAATATACTATCCTGTAAGAAAGCACGGACAGAATCTCATCGTTACAAATGGTGATCAGACTGATACTATTTATGATTTCCTAGCTGATGGAAAGAGCTTTGAGGATGCACTAAGAACAAGGGAATACGAGCCAGATGCACCAAACTATACTCCTAGAATCAGCGGTATTGTTGAGCATGCAAAGGATGGTTTCAAGTATAAGCTAAGCATTTTGAAGCGAGAAGACGCAGATAATGAAACTTGCCAAAGAAACTTCTTTGAGTATTCATCAGTTCCAGGAATCGGTCACTTGATTCACACATATGTGCAGGATGGTAATCCGCTTCCAAGCTTTGAGGGAGAGCCAACAAAGATAGAAATAGAAAATGATATCGATACTTTTGCTAGTTCAATTTGGGAAAGCCTAGATAGCGAAAATAAGATTTCACTTTATGTAAGGTATTCCGATTTTGATGGTGGAAATGTTGAAGAACGCATAATCAACAAGCTTGGGAGGTAAGCAATGAAGTCTTTTCAGCTAAAATACGGATGCAATCCAAATCAGTCAGATGCTAGCATCTTCATGGAAGATGGAAGTGATCTTCCTATAGAAATACTAAACGGAAGACCAGGATATATAAACTTTCTAGATGCGTTTAATAGCTATCAGCTTGTAAAAGAGCTAAAGGAAGCGATAGGACTTCCAGCAGCAACTTCATTTAAGCATGTAAGCCCAACCTCTGCAGCTGTTGCAGTAAAGATGGACGATGTGCTAAAGAAAGCCTGTTTTGTTGATGATATAGAGGGACTTGATGATTCTCCTATAGCTACAGCTTATGCACGTGCAAGAGGAACAGAAAGAATGTGTTCTTTCGGAGATTTTGTTGCACTTTCTGATGAATGTGACGCAGTTACTGCACGTATTTTAAAGAGAGAGGTTTCAGATGGAATTATTGCACCTTCATATTCAGAAGAGGCTCTTGAAATACTAAAGACAAAGAAGAATGGTAACTATAACATCATCAAAATAGATCCAAACTACGTACCACAGGAAAGAGAAACTAAGCAGGTTTACGGAATCAGCTTCGTCCAGAATAGAAATAACTATAAGGTTGATGACTCCTGCTTTGAGAAGATTGTTACCGAAAACAAGGTTCTAAGTGATGAAGCAAAGCGCGATCTTACAGTTGCTTTGATTTGTCTAAAATATACTCAGTCAAATTCAGTTGCCTTTGCTAAGGATGGACAGGCAATTGGTATAGGAGCTGGCCAGCAGTCTAGAATTCACTGCACAAGACTGGCTGGAGAAAAGGCTGATTTCTGGCATTTACGCCAGTCACCAAAGGTTATAAACCTTCCTTTCAGAGATGATATAGGAAGACCTGAGCGCGATAACAGTATTGACATTTACCTTGGTAAATATCCAGAAGATGTACTAGCTGATGGCATATGGGAAGACATTTTCACAGAAAAACCAGAGGTATTTACATTTGAAGAGCAGAGAGAGTATCTTGACAGCATCAAAGATGTTTCACTTGCAAGCGATGCCTTCTTCCCATTTGGAGATAATATCGAAAGAGCAGCAAAGAGCGGTGTTAAGTATGTTGCTGAACCAGGTGGATCTGTCAGAGATGATAATGTCATAGAAGTTTGCAATAAATATAATATGGTAACAGTATTTACAGGAATGAGATTGTTCCATCACTAATAAGGAGATAGAAATGAAGCTGTTAGTTGTAGGTGGAGGTGGCAGAGAACATGCCATCATCAAAAAACTAAAAGAAAATCCAGCAGTAGAAGAAATATTTGCACTACCTGGAAACGGTGGAATTGCAAAGGATGCAACCTGTGTTGATATCGCAGCTACTGACCTTGATGGTGTAGTGAAATTTGCGAAAGAAAACAAAATTGACTATGCTGTTGTTGCGCCTGATGATCCTCTTGTGCTAGGTCTTGTTGATTTGCTTTCAGACCTTGGAATTCCATGCTTTGGCCCAAATAAAGCTGCTGCAATAATCGAAGGAAGCAAGGCTTTTTCTAAGGAATTAATGAAAAAGTACAATATCCCTACAGCAAAATACGAGATATTCAGTGATATGAACAAGGCATTCGAGTACGTTAGCAAGCAGAAAATGCCTATAGTTATTAAGGCTGATGGTCTTGCTCTTGGAAAGGGTGTAATCATTGCTGAAACATATGATGAAGCAAAAATTGCAATAAAATCCATGATGGAAGATAAGGTCTTTGGAGATAGCGGAAATCATATTGTCATTGAAGAGTTTC
The nucleotide sequence above comes from Eubacterium sulci ATCC 35585. Encoded proteins:
- a CDS encoding Holliday junction resolvase — protein: MRRKIALDVGDKTIGVALSDELGITGQGLMTIERIGIKKDTGKVVELIKEYDCDTVVIGLPLNLNGTDSIQTEKVREFRTKLENKMRSSALADVEIVWQDERFTTKLAENVLIAGNVRREDRKKYVDKQAAVIIMQSYLDSKGSML
- a CDS encoding inosine monophosphate cyclohydrolase, which translates into the protein MNKIGVKQAISGNSYCGRGIIIGTTGNQKCASAYFIMGRSDNSRNRVFVKDGENLMIKPFDESKVTDPSLIIYYPVRKHGQNLIVTNGDQTDTIYDFLADGKSFEDALRTREYEPDAPNYTPRISGIVEHAKDGFKYKLSILKREDADNETCQRNFFEYSSVPGIGHLIHTYVQDGNPLPSFEGEPTKIEIENDIDTFASSIWESLDSENKISLYVRYSDFDGGNVEERIINKLGR
- a CDS encoding nitrogen fixation protein NifU; the encoded protein is MALYNDTVMNNFMNPQNVGEIENPSGTGIYGSPVCGDMMQMQIKVDENDVITDCKFKTFGCGSAIASSSMATQMIIGKTVEEALKITNKDVVDELGGLPAVKVHCSVLADHAIKSAIYDYAQKNNKTYAGLEGFDPNADEDEHDHEIEEE
- a CDS encoding phosphoribosylaminoimidazole synthetase produces the protein MSKSFSNSYKEAGVDITAGYRSVEMMKQHIAKTMVFGNTSDVGGFGGLMELDTEGMEKPVLVSGTDGVGTKLKMAFLLDKHDTVGIDCVAMCVNDIICVGAKPLCFLDYIACGKNNPEKIAMIVKGVADGCVQSESALVGGETAEMPGFYPEDEYDLAGFAVGIVDKKNVLDKNNVKEGDVIIALPSSGVHSNGFSLVRKVFDVESADISKPASELGGKSIGEVLLTPTKIYVKPVLALLKEVKVKSIAHITGGGFYENIPRSLPEGLGAVIKREDIKVLPIFDLIAKEGNIPERDMFNTFNMGVGMTIIVSKDDIDKTIKVLKENGEDAYVLGTISKSDEGVEIC
- a CDS encoding N5-carboxyaminoimidazole ribonucleotide mutase, yielding MKKVAVIMGSDSDLPVVESAISTLNEFNVPFEVHVWSAHRTPEVVHDFTKNAIDNNFGVVIAAAGKAAHLAGAIAANTTLPVIGIPVKSGTLDGIDALFSTVQMPSGIPVATVAIDGSKNAALLAIEILALSDDNLSKMLIQKREEDKEKVLKKNAAIEAKFGGR
- a CDS encoding phosphoribosylglycinamide formyltransferase — translated: MLAEKCKVAVFVSGGGTNLQAILDSRGEIIKNAEICLVASNNKDAYALERAKKHDIETFIIEDEQRLVEKLKSLEIDFIVLAGYLRILSEDFCKLYSNRMINVHPSLIPSFCGKGFYGLKVHEKALEYGVKVSGATVHFVNEIPDGGKIIDQKAVRVHEGDTAEDLQKRVMAEAEHIILPQAVENVALMIKNGEI
- a CDS encoding amidophosphoribosyltransferase (Catalyzes first step of the de novo purine nucleotide biosynthetic pathway), giving the protein MSGLREECGVFGVYSPEKSDLAKTTYYGLFALQHRGQENCGIVVNDDGVLKTYKDTGLVNDVFTQSILEDLGEGNMAVGHVRYGTTGGNERLNSQPIVINHHKGCMALAHNGNLVNSFELRKALETQGSIFHTTTDTEVIAYLITKERIACDSIETAIDRTMDKLEGAYSLIVMSAGKLIAVRDPFGFRPLCYGQRSDGSYVVASETCALNTVNAEYIRDIEPGEILVFDKDGIRSIKDHCNKEPHKICIFEYIYFARPDSVIEGVSVHEARKRAGACLAMEHPVQADVVIGVPDSGLDAAIGYAQQSGIPYGIGFIKNKYIGRTFIAPGQKNREDKVRIKLNVVKDTVDGKRVVLVDDSIVRGTTIARIIGLLREAGAKEIHVRSSAPPFTDPCYYGTDVSSKENLIACQHSLDEIASVVGADSVGYLDVNHLNMLIGSQKNTGYCYSCFTGDYPTKTPDGDEKFIFEKHISDNEEHI
- a CDS encoding alanyl-tRNA synthetase, whose translation is MQKKGLNEIRKSFRDFYVSKGHYAAKSASLVPQNDKSLLIINSGMAPLKRYFAGLDTPPAKRMTTCQKCIRTGDIENVGITSRHGTFFEMLGNFSFGDYFKEQSLTWGWEFITKVLELPTDKIWATVYEDDTEAEKIWEKLGMPAERIVRLGKEDNFWEIGLGPCGPCSEIYFDRGEEYGCDREDCKPGCECDRYVEFWNHVFTQFSKEEDGSYSNLEHPNIDTGMGLERIACIMQGVTSIFDIDTIQYILQGVLELSGIKYEEAGTEKTDISVRIITDHLRSMVFMIADGIIPSNEGRGYVLRRIIRRAARHGNLIGINGRFLSDMADRVIAVSGEAYPELVEKQQFIKKIIAVEEEKFASTIQQGIDIIQGYVDEMKQEGKTVLDGEKMFKLYDTYGFPPELTEEILLENDFTADKDGFKANMEKQKEQARAGRKSEDEEGWKEAVTAVDVPETKFVGYHTLTSESKVLAILKSGDMADFADQGETVRIYLDQTPFYAEGGGQIYDTGVIEADGFKASVKSVSKQNGAFCHEVEILNGKISVGDNVSCFVDRVRRNMVARNHTATHLLHKALRMVVGEHIQQAGSFVNENSLRFDFTHFEGLTKEQLKEVEAIVNEEINRFEDVETLETDIETAKSKGAMALFGEKYGDTVRMVSCGNFSVELCGGTHVHNTGEIGCLKLLSESGVASGVRRIEAVSAYAVYDIANKQAEVIEDCSAELKCNKDQLKNKIVSLSEELKNLRHELAEFKKAQLGNAATSLLAEAKDVNGIKVITKKFDSMDAGELRTLADDIKKESNNVAMIFAAVDGEKAALLVSLSDDLVEAGFHAGKIVKEVAAACGGGGGGKANMAQAGAKDISKLDEAFVLAENLFK